One Oryza glaberrima chromosome 11, OglaRS2, whole genome shotgun sequence genomic region harbors:
- the LOC127754836 gene encoding protein NUCLEAR FUSION DEFECTIVE 4-like — protein MERSPTTTTEQQGRRRGAGWRRWAVLVATVWIQAVTGTNFDFSAYSSALKASLGVSQEALNYLATASDLGKALGWSSGLALIHLPLPAVLLLSAASGLAAYALQYALILDYLHLPYPLVFLICLVAGCSICWFNTVCFVLCIRSFSSSNRPLALSLSISFNGLSAAFYTLFANALSPFSPSVYLLLNAIVPLVVSLVALPAILLCHPHDGHLHVVPKHDKRIFLGLYLLAFITGIYLVIFGSFNTTNSTAWVVLTGAMVLLTLPLIIPASSSCSHVDTHDPEPTVQLNHEDSRKPLLLNSDHSTESNAMMQKTVEHPMQDCCLGTVLEKGRMLVLCEEHSAKKLIQCVDFWLYYIAYFCGATVGLVYSNNLGQIAQSFHRESQLTMLLAVYSSCSFFGRLLSALPDFLHRKVSFARTGWLAAALVPMPMAFFLMWKLHDVNTLVAGTALIGLSSGFIFAAAVSVTSELFGPNSIGMNHNILITNIPLGSLLYGQIAALVYDANGLKMSVIDNRNGMVDTMVVCMGPKCYSTTFFVWGCITFLGLVSSIILFLRTRTAYSAAGGQQVVNTLAKFRLDRTP, from the exons atggagcggtcgccgacgacgacgacggagcagCAGGGGCGGAGGAGAGGCGCAGGATGGCGGCGTTGGGCGGTGCTGGTGGCGACGGTGTGGATACAGGCGGTGACGGGGACAAACTTCGACTTCTCGGCCTACTCGTCGGCGCTCAAGGCGTCCCTGGGTGTCTCGCAGGAGGCGCTCAACTACCTGGCCACCGCCTCCGACCTGGGCAAGGCGCTGGGCTGGTCGTCGGGCCTCGCCCTCATCCACCTGCCCctccccgccgtcctcctcctctccgccgcctccggcctcgcCGCATACGCCCTCCAGTACGCCCTCATCCTCGACTACCTCCACCTCCCCTACCCGCTC GTGTTCTTGATCTGCCTGGTAGCAGGTTGCAGTATCTGCTGGTTCAACACAGTATGCTTTGTGCTCTGCATTCGCAGTTTCTCCTCGAGCAATCGCCCACtggccctctccctctccataaGCTTCAATGGGCTAAGTGCTGCATTCTACACCCTCTTTGCCAATGCCCTCTCCCCCTTTTCCCCATCTGTCTACCTCCTTCTCAATGCCATTGTCCCTCTCGTCGTATCTCTTGTTGCACTGCCAGCAATACTCCTCTGCCACCCACATGACGGCCACCTCCACGTTGTGCCCAAGCATGACAAACGTATCTTTCTTGGTCTCTACCTCCTCGCGTTCATCACTGGCATATATCTAGTGATCTTCGGCTCTTTCAACACAACCAACTCCACTGCATGGGTGGTCCTTACAGGTGCCATGGTCCTCCTCACCCTACCTCTCATCATCCCTGCCTCCTCCAGTTGTTCTCATGTGGACACACATGACCCTGAACCTACTGTTCAACTCAACCACGAAGATTCAAGAAAACCACTTTTGCTCAATAGTGACCACAGCACAGAGTCCAATGCCATGATGCAGAAAACAGTGGAACACCCAATGCAGGATTGTTGCTTGGGGACAGTACTGGAGAAGGGACGCATGTTGGTTCTTTGTGAGGAGCATAGTGCAAAGAAGCTTATCCAGTGCGTCGACTTCTGGCTATACTACATAGCCTACTTCTGTGGTGCCACTGTTGGGCTAGTGTACAGCAACAACTTGGGGCAGATTGCACAATCATTTCACCGGGAATCTCAGCTCACCATGCTTCTTGCCGTCTACTCCTCCTGTTCCTTCTTTGGTCGCCTTCTCTCTGCACTTCCAGACTTCCTTCACAG GAAGGTTTCGTTTGCTCGGACAGGGTGGCTTGCAGCTGCGTTGGTTCCCATGCCAATGGCGTTCTTCCTAATGTGGAAATTGCATGATGTAAACACTCTGGTAGCAGGAACAGCACTAATTGGTCTAAGCTCAGGCTTCATCTTTGCTGCAGCAGTGTCAGTGACCTCTGAGCTCTTTGGACCAAACAGCATTGGCATGAACCATAACATCCTCATCACCAACATCCCTCTTGGATCACTTCTCTACGGTCAGATTGCTGCCCTAGTGTATGATGCAAATGGCCTAAAGATGTCAGTAATAGACAACCGCAATGGCATGGTTGACACTATGGTGGTTTGCATGGGGCCAAAGTGCTACTCAACCACATTCTTTGTGTGGGGTTGTATCACATTCCTGGGGTTGGTGTCAAGCATAATCCTATTCTTGAGAACAAGAACAGCTTACAGTGCTGCTGG